A region of Toxotes jaculatrix isolate fToxJac2 chromosome 23, fToxJac2.pri, whole genome shotgun sequence DNA encodes the following proteins:
- the LOC121177392 gene encoding endonuclease domain-containing 1 protein-like, producing the protein MNMTSLKTQRFLPITVLLFLSIVPTVSEVVNSLSECEGFLLNETPPQVPGILENKMILDQNRYKIICQTYKSEKKFLTLYDTEKKIPVFSANKYRGIGENASRPNIKFMIEPQLECDKNMRNEEKNLAYKHQAENSDYSDNEMYNRGHLFPSSYGFSKADKESTFTLTNVVPQAKKFNNGSWNSMETCVKCIMDKHCINNNKDVEAYVVTGAQPGNKLLKERVNIPSMLWSAFCCYSSTQEKWIASAHWGDNVPDDPTGKHLETKTLEQLHDKLKTGSKVFEVFPETQCPLKTTVTELYPQMEKRCQCPPSSSHT; encoded by the exons ATGAACATGACGTCTCTGAAGACACAGCGTTTCCTGCCCATtactgtcctcctcttcctgtccatCGTCCCCACAGTATCTGAAGTGGTGAACTCACTGTCAGAGTGTGAGGGGTTTCTTCTGAATGAAACTCCACCACAGGTCCCAGGGATCTTGGAAAATAAGATGATCCTGGACCAGAACCGATACAAAATCATTTGCCAGACTTATAAGAGCGAGAAAAAGTTTCTGACGCTCTACGACACCGAGAAGAAGATTCCAGTGTTTTCTGCCAACAAGTACAGAGGGATAGGGGAAAACGCCAGCAGACCCAATATAAAATTTATGATAGAGCCacag CTCGAATGTGATAAGAACATGAGGAATGAAGAGAAAAACCTGGCCTACAAACACCAGGCTGAAAACAGTGATTACTCTGACAATGAAATGTATAACAGAGGCCATTTATTCCCAAGCTCTTATGGATTCAGTAAAGCTGACAAAGAATCTACCTTCACTCTGACCAACGTGGTTCCTCAAGCAAAGAAATTCAACAACGGAAGCTGGAACAGCATGGAAACATGTGTCAAATGTATCATGGATAAAcactgcatcaacaacaacaaagatgtTGAAGCCTATGTGGTGACCGGAGCACAGCCTGGCAATAAGCTCCTCAAAGAAAGGGTTAATATTCCCTCAATGCTCTGGTCAGCATTCTGCTGCTACAGCTCCACACAGGAGAAGTGGATAGCAAGTGCACACTGGGGAGACAATGTTCCTGATGATCCAACTGGAAAACATCTGGAGACGAAGACTCTGGAACAACTTCATGACAAACTGAAGACAGGGAGCAAAGTGTTTGAAGTGTTTCCTGAAACCCAGTGTCCTCTCAAGACAACTGTCACTGAGCTTTACccacaaatggaaaaaagatgCCAATGTCCACCTTCCAGTTCACACACTTAA
- the tec gene encoding tyrosine-protein kinase Tec yields the protein MGEGVGEARMSAEVLLEETLIKRSQQKKRTSPLNYKERLFVLTKSRLTYYDGRAEKRFRRGSIELSRIRCVEIVKNGGGVIPCQNKYPFQVVYDTNTLYVFAPSHDSRSLWVQSLKEEIKDNPMVLTKFHPQFWQEGAWLCCRQAEKQAPGCEEYNLFGDISRKPLPPIPGEECKDKRRRCRPPLPPTPVDGDDGDDDGEDDDDDDDDEVVVALYDFPGTEPHDLSLVRGGEYVILEKCDVNWYKARNKYGEEGYIPSNYVTEKSSGSLVQFPWYSKQVNRNKAEELLRKEDKEGAFIVRDSSTPGTYTVSLYTKSAAGEGGSSIKHYHIKETQGSSPQFYLAEKHLFSSIPDLIEYHKHNAAGLVARLRYPVGKQDKSAPSTAGFSYEKWEINPSELTFMKELGSGQYGLVRLGKWRAQHKVAIKAIKEGAMYEEDFIEEAKVMMKLSHPKLVQLYGVCSQQRPIYIVTEFMEHGCLLNFLRQRRGSFSLGSLLSICLDVSEGMEYLESNGFIHRDLAARNCLVNEALVVKVSDFGMARYVLDNQYTSSSGVKFPVKWSPPEVFNFCKYSSMSDVWSYGVLMWEVFTEGRMPFEQHQNHEVVTLVTQGHRLYRPKMATPTIYDAMQLCWQERPEDRPSFSELCMMISDALEADTPPPN from the exons ATGGGCGAGGGTGTGGGCGAGGCCAGGATGAGTGCCGAGGTGCTATTGGAGGAGACACTGATCAAGCGTTctcagcagaagaagaggacgtCGCCGCTGAACTACAAGGAGCGACTGTTCGTCCTCACCAAGAGCCGGCTGACCTACTACGATGGAAGAGCAGAG AAGCGGTTCAGGAGAGGATCGATCGAGCTGAGCCGCATCAGATGTGTGGAGATCGTCAAGAACGGAGGAGGAGTCATTCCCTGCCAGAACAAATACCCCTTCCAG gTTGTGTATGATACCAACACACTCTACGTTTTTGCTCCGAGTCACGACAGCAGAAGTCTCTGGGTCCAGAGCCTGAAAGAGG agattAAAGACAACCCGATGGTCTTGACGAAGTTTCATCCCCAGTTCTGGCAGGAGGGGGCGTGGCTCTGCTGTCGCCAGGCGGAAAAACAGGCTCCGGGCTGCGAAGAGTACAACCTGTTTGGAGACA TTTCCAGAAAACCTTTACCCCCGATTCCTGGAGAGGAATGTAAAGACAAGAGG CGCCGCTGCCGTCCTCCCCTCCCCCCGACCCCTGTGGATGGCGATGACGGTGACGatgatggtgaggatgatgatgatgatgacgacgatgaGGTGGTCGTGGCTCTGTACGACTTCCCGGGCACCGAGCCACATGACCTGAGTCTGGTCAGAGGAGGCGAGTACGTCATCCTAGAAAAATGTGACGTCAACTGGTACAAGGCGCGCAACAAGTACGG TGAGGAAGGCTACATCCCAAGTAACTATGTGACAGAGAAGAGCTCTGGAAGCCTGGTGCAGTTTCC TTGGTACAGTAAACAAGTCAACAGAAACAAGgcagaggagctgctgaggaAGGAG GACAAAGAAGGAGCCTTCATTGTCAGAGACTCCAGCACTCCAGGGACCTACACCGTGTCCCTCTACACCAAGTCTGCTGCAGG ggaGGGAGGGTCGTCTATAAAACATTACCACATCAAGGAGACACAAGGCTCGTCTCCTCAGTTTTACCTGGCGGAGAAACACCTGTTCAGCTCCATCCCCGACCTGATCGAGTATCACAAGCACAACGCAGCAG gtcTTGTTGCAAGGTTGAGGTATCCTGTAGGAAAACAGGACAAGTCTGCTCCGTCCACTGCTGGTTTCAGCTACG AGAAGTGGGAGATCAACCCCAGTGAGCTGACCTTCATGAAGGAGCTGGGCAGCGGGCAGTATGGTCTGGTGAGGCTCGGCAAGTGGAGGGCTCAGCACAAAGTGGCCATCAAGGCCATCAAAGAGGGAGCCATGTACGAGGAGGACTTCATCGAGGAGGCCAAGGTCATGAT GAAGCTGTCCCACCCCAAACTGGTGCAGCTGTACGGAGTGTGCAGCCAGCAGCGACCCATCTACATCGTCACAGAGTTCATGGAGCACGGCTGCCTGCTGAACTTCCTCCGGCAGCGACGGGGCAGCTTCAGCCTGGGGTCCTTGCTGAGTATCTGCCTGGATGTCAGCGAGGGTATGGAGTACCTGGAGTCCAACGGTTTCATCCACAGAGATCTG GCTGCGAGAAACTGTCTGGTGAACGAAGCTCTGGTGGTGAAGGTGTCTGACTTCGGCATGGCCAG GTATGTGTTAGACAACCAGTACACCAGTTCATCGGGTGTGAAGTTCCCAGTGAAGTGGTCGCCTCCCGAAGTCTTTAACTTCTGCAAATACAGCAGCATGTCGGACGTCTGGTCCTACG GTGTGTTGATGTGGGAGGTTTTCACCGAGGGTCGTATGCCGTTTGAACAGCACCAGAACCACGAGGTCGTTACCTTGGTAACCCAGGGTCACCGCCTGTACAGGCCCAAGATGGCCACGCCCACCATCTATGACGCCATGCAGCTCTGTTGGCAGGAG aGACCGGAGGACCGTCCGTCCTTCTCTGAGCTCTGCATGATGATCTCTGACGCTCTGGAGGCTGACACTCCTCCCCCGAACTGA